The window CAATTGGACCAATGCGCGCCGTCCTTGGGCGTTTCCATGATTTCGGTCAGCTGGCCCATCATGTCCTTCGGGTGGAGGAAGAAGATCGGCGTGCCATGCGCACCGATGCGGGTGGGGCCGAGGATGCGCTTGCCTAGCTCCTCGAACCATTTGCGCGCGTCCTCGATATCCTCGACTTCGTAACAGACATGGTGCTGCCCGCCCGCCGGGTTCTTCTCGAGGAAATTGGCGAGCGGACTGTCGGGGCCGAGCGGCTCGATCAGCTCGATCTGTGTGCCTTCCGTGCCGTTCTGGCCGGGCGTGTCGACAAAGCAGACCTTCACCCCCTGCGCCTCGAGGTCGAATGGCTCATGGAACGAGGTCGCGCCCATGA is drawn from Aurantiacibacter sp. MUD61 and contains these coding sequences:
- the mce gene encoding methylmalonyl-CoA epimerase, coding for MKLGRLNHIGVATPSIAESIRYYRNVMGATSFHEPFDLEAQGVKVCFVDTPGQNGTEGTQIELIEPLGPDSPLANFLEKNPAGGQHHVCYEVEDIEDARKWFEELGKRILGPTRIGAHGTPIFFLHPKDMMGQLTEIMETPKDGAHWSN